The sequence ACAGGAAAAACAACAACAATAGCAAAATTATCTTACTTATTACAAAAAAATAAATTATCTTGTGTTTTATCTGCTTCTGATACATTTAGAGCTGCCTCTATAGAACAACTATCTTATCATGCTTCTAAATTGAAAGTACCTATAATAAAATCATCTTATGGGGCAGATCCAGCTTCTGTTGCCTTTGATGCTATACAATATGCCAAAGCTCATAATATAGATGTTGTTTTGATTGATACAGCTGGAAGAATGCATACACAAACAAACTTAATAAGAGAAATGGAAAAAATAGTTAGAGTGTCTAAACCAGATTTAAAATTGTTTGTAGGAGAAGCAATAGCAGGAAATGATATTGTTGAGCAAGTTAAAATATTTGATAGCCATATTGGAATAGATGGAATAATATTAAGCAAAGCAGATGTTGACGAAAAAAGTGGTTCTGTTTTATCTGTAAGTTATATTACAAATAAACCAATATTATTTTTAGGAACAGGCCAAAAATATGATGATTTAGAAATCTTTGAAAAAGAAAAAATAATAAAAAGGATATTTGAATAAAAAATAAATATAAAGAATAAAAAGTTTTTAGAAAAATATTTTCTTTATAGAATAGAGAAAGATTATCTTATTGATTTTATTTATTTTATTAATCTAATAATATTTTTTAAATTAAATCCTTTAAATCCTATATTTACTTTTTTATTCCTTAAATATTAAAAGAAATAATATCTTTTTACTCTCTTTTTATCTTTTCTTTTTTTTAGGCTCTTCTTCCTTCTCTTCTTTGTTTTTCTTTTTTGCTTTTTTCTTAATATATCTTTCATTTAGGAAGAAAAATAGATAATTTTTTAAGTTCTAATTAGATATTTTTCCATATTTCTAAAACAACAAAACTTATAATACCTTCTAAATTTATATTAAAATGTTAAGCGGATTATCAAACACATTGAGAAAAATAAAAGACAAGATAGCAAATGCCATATTTCTAGATAGAAAAATAATAGAAGAAGCGGCAGAAGAACTAAAATATGCTTTAATAGAAGCAGATGTTGATTTAGATTTGGTTAAAGAAATAACAAACAAAATAAAAGAACAAGCAAAAGAAGAAAAAATTAAAAGCATAGAAAAAAAAGACCAGCTAATAAAATTCATTTATGATGAAATAATAAAAATTTTAGGAAAAGAAGAATACGAATTAAAATTAGAAAAAGGAAAATCACAAAAAATAATGTTTATAGGTTTGTATGGAAGCGGTAAAACTACTGTAATTGCTAAACTTGCAAACTATTATTCAAAAAGAGGATTTAAAGTATGTGTGTTAGGATTAGATGTGCATAGACCAGCAGCTCCTGAACAGCTCGAACAACTTTCTAAAAAAATAAATGTTTCTTGCTTTATAGACAAACAAGAAAAAAATCCTCTAACAATATATGAGAAATACAAAAATGATATAAAAAAATATGATTTGTGTTTTATAGATACAGCTGGTCGACACGACTTAGATTCTGAACTTATAAAAGAAATAAAGAAACTAGAAAAAACAATAATGCCAAATTATACTTTATTAGTAATTCCTGCTGATATAGGCCAAGCAGCAAAAAAGCAAGTTTTAGAATTCAAAAAATCCTGTACTATTCATGGAATCATAGTTAATAGAATGGATTCTTCTGCTAAAGGAGGTGGTGCACTAACAGCATCTTACTTAACAAATACAAGAGTTTATTTTATTGGAACTGGCGAACATATAGTAGATATAGAAAAATTTTCTCCTCAAAGTTTTGTTTCTCGTTTATTAGGAATGGGCGACTTAAAAACATTAATAGAAAAAATAGAAACAGCAACAGAAAAAAAAGAAATAAAAAAAGAAAAATTTACTTTATTGGATTTCTATAATCAAATAGAGAGTATGCAAAATTTAGGCCCTTTTTCTAAATTAACAGAAATGATACCGGGAATTTCTGCATTAAAAGAAAAATTGAAATCAGAAACTATAGATGAACAACAAGAAAAAACAAAGAGATGGAAATATGCAATACAAAGCATGACAAAAGCAGAAATAGAAAACCCTGAACTATTAGAAAAACAACCTTCTAGAATAACAAGAATAAGCAAAGGCAGCGGAGTAAAAACTTCTGAAATAAAAGAATTATTAACTCAATACAAAATGATAAAAGGATTTGCAAAAACAGAAAAAGAAATTGATATAGAAAAATTGCAAAAAGGACAAATACCTAGCGGCATATCAAGAAAACAATTAATGAAACTTGCTAAAAAATACAGAGGAAAAATTTAAAAAATAAAGTAAATTTATTATCACATGATTGAGTATAGTATTAGAAGAACTATTCAAATAATAATAAATTATTCATTATTATATTTACTTCCATTCGCTCTTGTTTTAATTTGTATAATTCTTTTTTTTAAGAATTATAAAAAATTTGACAGATGGATGAAAGTTACAGGGTCAATTCTAATATTTTTAATGTTTATTAATTGGGTGTTTTCATTAATTGAATGGATTAATTATAGATTAAATCCCAATAGCTATGGATATGAGTGTTGTGATTGGATAATTTTACTTTATTTTGCATTTGTAATTGGAATAAGTGTTTTTTTATTTTTATTTACCTTCT is a genomic window of Candidatus Pacearchaeota archaeon containing:
- a CDS encoding signal recognition particle receptor subunit alpha; amino-acid sequence: MLSGLSNTLRKIKDKIANAIFLDRKIIEEAAEELKYALIEADVDLDLVKEITNKIKEQAKEEKIKSIEKKDQLIKFIYDEIIKILGKEEYELKLEKGKSQKIMFIGLYGSGKTTVIAKLANYYSKRGFKVCVLGLDVHRPAAPEQLEQLSKKINVSCFIDKQEKNPLTIYEKYKNDIKKYDLCFIDTAGRHDLDSELIKEIKKLEKTIMPNYTLLVIPADIGQAAKKQVLEFKKSCTIHGIIVNRMDSSAKGGGALTASYLTNTRVYFIGTGEHIVDIEKFSPQSFVSRLLGMGDLKTLIEKIETATEKKEIKKEKFTLLDFYNQIESMQNLGPFSKLTEMIPGISALKEKLKSETIDEQQEKTKRWKYAIQSMTKAEIENPELLEKQPSRITRISKGSGVKTSEIKELLTQYKMIKGFAKTEKEIDIEKLQKGQIPSGISRKQLMKLAKKYRGKI
- the ftsY gene encoding signal recognition particle-docking protein FtsY, with the translated sequence MFNKFKEKLKNFFSKVRKEEKEEKTLIIDEKEEKKEKEIIKKEEKEIGEKIFQDIEKEDKKTGIFTKFKERFKRKITEEKFDIIWQNLEEILIENNVAFSVVRKIKEDLKKNLIEKEIKKSIEEDIKEALKESIKGILKEEKDIIEKIKNRLKEKKPYVIVFFGINGTGKTTTIAKLSYLLQKNKLSCVLSASDTFRAASIEQLSYHASKLKVPIIKSSYGADPASVAFDAIQYAKAHNIDVVLIDTAGRMHTQTNLIREMEKIVRVSKPDLKLFVGEAIAGNDIVEQVKIFDSHIGIDGIILSKADVDEKSGSVLSVSYITNKPILFLGTGQKYDDLEIFEKEKIIKRIFE